One part of the Desulfonema ishimotonii genome encodes these proteins:
- a CDS encoding YbjN domain-containing protein produces MRGKGNFELVKAYLDDMDMAITEEDVENELVVVDNEDEGIKSMIIDCEEPIVIIEQLIMKVRPDDADFFKRLLQMNRELVHGAFVLDETGEMLLFRDTLQLENLDYNELEGSVKSLSLAMSEYGAELLTHAAV; encoded by the coding sequence ATGAGAGGAAAAGGGAATTTTGAACTGGTCAAGGCATATCTGGACGACATGGATATGGCCATCACGGAAGAGGATGTGGAAAACGAGCTGGTGGTGGTCGATAATGAGGATGAGGGCATCAAGAGCATGATCATCGACTGCGAGGAGCCGATTGTCATCATCGAGCAGCTGATTATGAAGGTCAGGCCGGATGATGCTGATTTCTTCAAACGCCTTCTCCAAATGAACCGGGAGCTTGTACACGGCGCATTTGTCCTGGATGAAACCGGGGAGATGCTGCTGTTCCGGGATACGCTTCAGCTTGAAAATCTGGATTACAATGAGCTTGAAGGCTCCGTCAAGTCTCTGAGTCTTGCCATGTCCGAATATGGCGCGGAACTGCTGACCCATGCTGCCGTCTGA
- a CDS encoding PspA/IM30 family protein produces MSFFSRIFRIGQAEAHSVIDKFEDPIKMTEQGIRDLKKDLQGAMTSLAEVKAIAIRTRRDADNKKKLAADYERKAMLLLQKAQGGTLDMSDAERLATEALAQKEQVANEALRVSQEAERHEQMANQLQANVNKIKSSVSTYENDLTTLKARARTASSTKKINQQLAKVDASGTIAMLEKMKSKVEEDESLAIAYADMATPDKSIDREIDSALQAGQTATTSASLLELKKKMGIE; encoded by the coding sequence ATGTCATTCTTTTCGCGCATTTTCAGAATCGGACAGGCCGAGGCCCATTCCGTAATTGATAAGTTTGAGGACCCCATCAAAATGACCGAACAGGGCATCAGAGATCTGAAAAAAGACCTTCAGGGGGCCATGACCAGCCTGGCCGAGGTCAAGGCAATTGCCATCAGAACCCGGCGGGATGCGGATAACAAGAAGAAGCTGGCCGCAGATTATGAGCGGAAGGCGATGCTGCTGCTGCAAAAGGCCCAGGGGGGCACCCTGGACATGTCCGATGCCGAGCGGCTGGCAACGGAGGCGCTTGCCCAGAAAGAGCAGGTGGCCAATGAGGCCCTGCGGGTCTCCCAGGAAGCCGAGCGTCATGAGCAGATGGCCAACCAGCTTCAGGCCAATGTCAACAAGATCAAATCCTCTGTATCCACATATGAAAATGATCTGACAACGCTGAAGGCACGGGCCAGAACAGCGTCCTCCACAAAGAAAATCAACCAGCAGCTCGCCAAGGTGGATGCGTCCGGGACCATTGCCATGCTTGAAAAAATGAAGAGCAAGGTGGAAGAGGATGAATCCCTTGCCATTGCCTACGCCGATATGGCCACACCCGATAAAAGCATTGACAGGGAGATTGATTCAGCGCTTCAGGCCGGTCAGACGGCGACGACATCGGCCAGCCTGCTGGAACTTAAAAAGAAAATGGGTATTGAGTAA
- a CDS encoding DUF4178 domain-containing protein, producing the protein MGWKDLLGFGRKENPADKGPDPLHDLTLSGLQAGDMVDFDLKTWQVQARHRYDWGGGDISFEWQLKSHDDVIYLQKDADDEAEWSISRPIAFGRLGPEIRDYLSEHDDPPEEIVFDGVTYCIEEMAGGHFYKDDRGPGKEFLSWSYADDSGEKYLSIEQWGETEFEAAVGGPAEEYQFTNILPGSH; encoded by the coding sequence ATGGGCTGGAAAGACCTTCTCGGCTTCGGCAGAAAAGAGAACCCGGCGGACAAAGGGCCGGACCCCCTGCATGATCTGACGCTGTCCGGCCTTCAGGCCGGAGATATGGTCGATTTCGATCTCAAAACCTGGCAGGTTCAGGCGCGTCACCGCTACGACTGGGGCGGCGGCGATATCTCCTTTGAATGGCAGCTGAAAAGCCATGATGACGTGATATACCTTCAGAAGGACGCGGACGACGAAGCGGAATGGAGTATCAGCAGGCCCATCGCTTTTGGCAGGCTTGGGCCGGAAATCCGGGACTACCTCTCGGAACATGATGACCCGCCCGAAGAGATTGTTTTCGATGGCGTGACCTACTGCATCGAGGAAATGGCCGGGGGGCATTTTTACAAAGACGACCGGGGGCCGGGGAAAGAATTCCTGTCGTGGAGTTACGCCGATGATTCGGGGGAAAAATATCTTTCCATCGAGCAGTGGGGCGAAACGGAGTTTGAAGCCGCCGTCGGCGGCCCGGCAGAGGAATATCAGTTCACCAATATTCTGCCCGGATCGCACTGA
- a CDS encoding dynamin family protein — translation MEKYNLLKDDLLQINQDIMALISKAKTLPGTGARTFESWEEICGDIRERVAEEMLRVAVVGAIKSGKSTFVNSLFRGDYLKRGAGVVTSIVTRIHRSDALRARLWFKSWAAVNSEIEQALVLFPGKDWRSGNGTFDIRQEADRKELGQALDSLKTDLLLANDTLNTNCVLLSACLKGYDSVKDILGDETVVRQYEGATFGEHRAFVGDDALAVYLRDVRLEIDAGETDENIEIADCQGSDSPNPLHLAMIQDYLRLTHMIVYVISSRTGLRQADIKFLSGIKKMGIIDNAIFLVNFDFSEHDSLADLERVLGKVRDELALIRPEPEIYALSALFNLFRCMEKDLPVKDSLRLAQWKGDAPLASFSDQGSGRFETAIRRKLTRERYALLLSNHFRRLGIIASGIEHWATVNADLLTRDACDVSAVVAGLEAHRKKTDRLRSMIRSTLDGAVQKIRRSLRTDTDRFFDTRYGMPANVIRFIKGYETDLQTYESKIVSTGFSATMYLVFQEIKRAADTFMAESANPEVIRFIREQEENIREYFVTIARPYETMVQDALTEYNKTLGQLGIPPLREDAENGNLTDVAEIRDAAGIRLPPTATSMHYTASIKTEAVMKLGMYQIVLFFKKLFRKPVRSEVEGEMLALRDGISRLKHETEKSVLFNFRDYRENIKFQYIFKLADAVSDALYAGLMERFDTHTENISEMARMVGEHGVDKDEALALLKETAKTCRDLQERIRAAREEISEADE, via the coding sequence ATGGAAAAATACAATCTTCTAAAAGACGATCTGTTGCAGATTAATCAGGACATAATGGCTCTGATTTCAAAGGCAAAGACGTTGCCGGGAACCGGCGCACGCACCTTTGAGAGCTGGGAGGAGATCTGCGGGGATATCCGTGAACGGGTGGCCGAGGAAATGCTCCGGGTGGCCGTTGTCGGCGCGATAAAGTCCGGGAAAAGCACCTTTGTCAATTCACTTTTCAGGGGCGACTACCTGAAACGCGGGGCCGGTGTTGTCACCTCGATTGTGACCCGCATCCACCGGAGCGACGCGCTCAGAGCCAGACTCTGGTTTAAATCGTGGGCGGCGGTCAATTCGGAAATCGAACAGGCGCTGGTTCTCTTTCCGGGAAAAGACTGGCGTTCGGGAAACGGGACATTTGATATCCGGCAGGAGGCGGATCGGAAAGAACTGGGTCAGGCGCTTGATTCGCTGAAGACCGACCTGTTGCTGGCCAACGATACCCTGAATACGAACTGCGTTCTGCTCAGCGCCTGTCTGAAAGGATACGACAGCGTAAAGGATATTCTCGGCGATGAGACCGTGGTCCGGCAATATGAGGGGGCGACCTTCGGGGAACACAGGGCGTTTGTGGGGGATGATGCCCTGGCGGTCTATCTCAGAGATGTCCGGCTGGAAATAGACGCCGGAGAGACCGATGAGAATATCGAGATCGCCGACTGCCAGGGAAGTGATTCGCCCAACCCCCTCCACCTCGCCATGATTCAGGATTATCTGCGCCTGACCCACATGATCGTCTATGTCATCAGCAGCCGGACCGGTCTGCGGCAGGCCGATATTAAATTCCTGTCCGGCATCAAGAAGATGGGGATCATTGACAATGCCATCTTCCTGGTCAATTTCGACTTCAGCGAACACGATTCCCTGGCGGATCTGGAGCGGGTGCTTGGAAAGGTCCGGGATGAGCTGGCGCTGATCCGGCCGGAGCCGGAGATCTATGCGCTTTCCGCCCTTTTCAACCTGTTCCGGTGCATGGAAAAAGACCTGCCCGTGAAAGACAGCCTGCGCCTGGCCCAGTGGAAAGGCGACGCGCCCCTTGCAAGTTTTTCCGATCAGGGGTCCGGCCGCTTTGAAACGGCCATCCGCCGCAAACTGACCCGTGAGCGATATGCCCTGCTGCTGAGCAATCACTTCAGGCGTCTTGGCATTATCGCGTCCGGGATTGAACACTGGGCCACTGTCAATGCGGACCTCCTGACACGGGACGCCTGTGATGTGAGTGCGGTGGTCGCCGGCCTTGAGGCGCACCGGAAAAAGACAGACCGGCTCCGGTCGATGATCCGCAGCACTCTTGACGGCGCTGTGCAGAAGATCAGGCGCTCCCTTCGCACGGATACGGACCGCTTTTTTGATACCAGATACGGGATGCCCGCCAATGTGATCCGGTTTATCAAGGGTTATGAGACAGATTTGCAGACCTATGAGAGCAAAATTGTGTCCACCGGATTTTCCGCCACCATGTACCTGGTTTTTCAGGAAATAAAGCGGGCTGCGGACACCTTTATGGCCGAGTCTGCCAACCCCGAGGTCATCCGCTTTATCCGCGAGCAGGAAGAGAATATCCGGGAATATTTCGTCACCATCGCCAGACCCTATGAGACGATGGTGCAGGATGCGCTGACCGAATATAACAAAACGCTGGGGCAGCTGGGGATTCCGCCGCTTCGGGAAGACGCTGAAAACGGAAATCTGACCGATGTGGCGGAGATACGGGATGCTGCGGGGATCCGACTGCCGCCGACCGCCACGTCCATGCACTATACCGCTTCCATCAAAACCGAAGCCGTGATGAAACTCGGCATGTATCAGATCGTGCTGTTCTTCAAAAAGCTGTTCAGAAAACCGGTCCGAAGCGAAGTGGAGGGGGAAATGCTCGCCCTCAGAGACGGGATTTCCCGGCTGAAGCATGAGACGGAAAAGTCGGTACTCTTCAACTTCAGGGATTACCGGGAAAACATCAAGTTCCAGTATATTTTCAAACTGGCCGATGCGGTGTCGGATGCCCTGTATGCGGGCCTGATGGAGCGGTTTGATACGCATACGGAAAATATTTCGGAGATGGCCCGGATGGTCGGCGAACACGGTGTGGACAAGGATGAGGCGCTGGCGCTTCTGAAAGAGACTGCGAAAACGTGCCGGGATCTTCAGGAGAGAATCCGGGCGGCCAGGGAAGAAATTTCCGAGGCGGATGAATAG